From Candidatus Pedobacter colombiensis, one genomic window encodes:
- the hisC gene encoding histidinol-phosphate transaminase — protein sequence MDINKLQRENIKNLRPYSTARDEYKGQASIFLDANENSYGSPLSENYNRYPDPLQLDLKDAISKIKGVPIENTFLGNGSDEAIDLLFRAFCEPKQDNVVILPPTYGMYEVSASINNVETRKVNLLPNFQLDLDGIAEAIDENTKLIFICSPNNPTGNSIIRTDIETVLANFKGLVVIDEAYINYAKQRTFIKELTEYPNLVVLQTFSKAWGLAALRLGMAFAARPVIDVLNKVKPPYNINQATQDIALKALENIEQVNEWIKITVAERENLSNELAALPIVKKVYPSDANFILIEVDNALKTYNALVDEGIIIRDRSKVTLCEGCLRITIGTQEENKTLLKALKNIQ from the coding sequence ATGGATATCAATAAATTGCAAAGAGAAAACATCAAAAACCTTCGCCCCTACTCTACTGCGAGGGATGAATATAAAGGGCAAGCCAGTATATTTTTGGATGCCAACGAGAACAGTTACGGCTCGCCACTTTCTGAAAATTACAACCGTTATCCCGATCCGCTACAACTGGATTTGAAAGATGCCATTAGCAAAATAAAGGGTGTACCTATTGAAAATACTTTCCTTGGAAATGGCAGCGATGAGGCCATCGATCTTTTGTTCAGGGCATTTTGTGAACCCAAACAAGACAATGTCGTTATCCTTCCGCCAACCTATGGTATGTACGAAGTTTCGGCAAGCATTAACAATGTCGAAACACGCAAGGTAAACCTGCTTCCAAACTTTCAGTTAGATCTGGACGGCATTGCCGAAGCCATTGATGAAAATACCAAACTGATCTTCATCTGCTCGCCAAATAACCCTACCGGAAATTCGATTATACGCACTGATATTGAAACCGTACTGGCCAACTTTAAAGGGCTTGTGGTGATCGACGAGGCTTACATCAATTACGCTAAACAACGGACTTTTATTAAAGAGCTAACCGAATATCCTAACCTGGTTGTTTTACAAACTTTTTCAAAAGCCTGGGGACTAGCTGCACTTCGCTTAGGAATGGCCTTTGCTGCCCGACCGGTAATTGACGTTTTGAACAAGGTAAAACCTCCATACAACATCAATCAAGCTACGCAAGACATTGCTTTAAAAGCCTTGGAGAACATTGAGCAGGTAAATGAATGGATAAAAATCACGGTTGCTGAAAGAGAAAACCTAAGTAATGAGCTAGCCGCCCTTCCTATTGTTAAAAAGGTATACCCTTCCGATGCCAATTTTATACTAATCGAGGTAGATAATGCGTTAAAAACTTATAACGCTTTGGTAGATGAAGGTATCATCATCAGAGACCGCTCTAAGGTGACGCTGTGCGAAGGATGTCTACGTATCACTATCGGAACCCAAGAAGAGAACAAAACACTCTTAAAAGCGCTTAAAAACATTCAATAA
- the hisB gene encoding bifunctional histidinol-phosphatase/imidazoleglycerol-phosphate dehydratase HisB has translation MKKVLFIDRDGTLITEPEDEQVDSFAKLEFYPKALHYLAKIAKELDYDLVMVTNQDGLGTDSHPEENFWPVHNFVLKTFASEGAEFSEVIIDKTFAHQNAPTRKPNTGLLQHFLAEGYDLKNSFVIGDRINDLILAKNLGAKAIWIRNNDLLGASEVLEKADTLGDVIALQTQDWVDIYTFLRAGSRVVAHERNTNETKISINIDLDGTGKADIHTGLNFFDHMLDQIARHGSIDLKIKTVGDLHIDEHHTIEDTGIALGEAFAKAIGNKLGLERYGFCLPMDDCLAQAAIDFGGRAWLVWDADFKREKVGDMPTEMFYHFFKSFSDAAKCNLNIKAEGDNEHHKIEAIFKAFAKAIKVAVKRDPDKLVLPSTKGVL, from the coding sequence ATGAAGAAAGTATTATTTATAGATAGAGACGGAACTCTGATTACCGAACCGGAGGATGAACAGGTGGACTCCTTTGCCAAATTGGAGTTTTATCCTAAAGCACTTCATTACCTTGCAAAAATTGCGAAGGAACTGGATTATGACCTGGTGATGGTTACCAATCAGGATGGTCTTGGAACAGATTCACATCCGGAAGAAAACTTCTGGCCTGTTCATAACTTCGTGCTAAAGACTTTTGCGAGTGAAGGTGCTGAATTTAGTGAGGTGATCATTGACAAGACTTTTGCACATCAAAACGCACCTACCCGTAAGCCTAATACGGGTTTACTGCAACATTTTTTAGCTGAAGGTTACGACCTTAAAAACTCTTTCGTAATTGGTGACCGCATCAATGATTTGATTCTTGCCAAGAATTTAGGTGCTAAGGCGATTTGGATTCGCAACAATGATCTGTTAGGCGCCAGTGAGGTATTGGAAAAAGCAGATACACTGGGCGATGTCATCGCTTTACAAACGCAGGACTGGGTAGACATTTACACCTTTTTAAGAGCTGGAAGTCGTGTGGTAGCACATGAACGCAATACCAATGAGACCAAAATCAGCATCAACATTGATCTGGATGGGACAGGTAAAGCTGATATCCATACGGGATTAAACTTCTTCGACCATATGCTGGATCAGATTGCCCGTCACGGTAGTATTGATTTAAAAATTAAAACGGTGGGCGATTTGCATATTGACGAGCACCACACCATTGAAGATACCGGAATTGCTTTAGGCGAGGCCTTTGCAAAAGCCATTGGTAATAAACTGGGCCTGGAGCGTTATGGTTTCTGCCTCCCTATGGACGATTGTCTGGCACAGGCAGCCATCGATTTTGGCGGTCGCGCCTGGTTAGTTTGGGATGCTGATTTTAAACGTGAAAAAGTAGGTGATATGCCAACAGAAATGTTCTACCACTTTTTTAAATCATTTAGTGATGCGGCCAAATGCAACCTGAACATTAAAGCTGAAGGTGATAACGAACATCATAAAATTGAAGCTATATTTAAGGCCTTTGCAAAAGCAATAAAGGTAGCAGTTAAACGTGACCCGGATAAGTTAGTCTTACCAAGTACAAAAGGAGTTTTATAA
- the hisH gene encoding imidazole glycerol phosphate synthase subunit HisH has product MIGIVNYGAGNIFSLTSALDRLSIPYGMVNTEADLALYTHIIIPGVGHAGAAMKKLEQTGLVAPIKALKKPVLGICVGMQLLTEHSEEGNADLMGIIPIQTRLFDKNQGIKIPHMGWNNISHKNNLLFEGVKSGTQFYFVHSYFIEYNATFDIATANYGMPFSAAVQKNNFYGVQFHPEKSGSAGERLLKNFSNLKQ; this is encoded by the coding sequence ATGATTGGAATTGTAAATTATGGGGCCGGCAATATCTTTTCACTGACATCGGCATTGGATAGATTGAGCATCCCCTATGGAATGGTGAACACAGAAGCTGATTTGGCACTCTATACACACATCATCATTCCCGGTGTAGGACATGCCGGTGCAGCCATGAAAAAACTGGAACAAACCGGATTGGTTGCCCCCATTAAAGCACTAAAAAAACCCGTATTGGGTATATGTGTAGGTATGCAACTGCTAACTGAACATTCGGAAGAAGGAAATGCCGATTTGATGGGTATTATACCTATACAGACGAGGTTATTTGATAAAAATCAGGGAATTAAAATCCCGCATATGGGCTGGAATAACATCAGCCATAAAAACAATTTGTTATTTGAAGGTGTTAAAAGTGGTACACAATTTTATTTCGTGCATTCGTACTTTATTGAATATAACGCTACTTTTGACATCGCGACTGCGAACTATGGAATGCCATTTTCGGCAGCAGTACAAAAAAATAATTTCTATGGCGTACAGTTCCACCCAGAGAAATCTGGTAGCGCCGGAGAGCGTTTATTAAAGAATTTTTCAAACTTAAAACAATAA
- the hisA gene encoding 1-(5-phosphoribosyl)-5-[(5-phosphoribosylamino)methylideneamino]imidazole-4-carboxamide isomerase produces MYIIPAIDILDGKVVRLTEGDYNQKTVYDVSIAEMIETYRSNGTEFIHIIDLNGAKGDFSNQAALFEVIKKTDMRVQYGGGIRTIKQVTDLLDAGIHRVIVGTQAITNPDFLQELSTEVGKKYDYANRIVIAIDVLDEVIKYSGWMESSPIKLMDYVDKCLQLGFFRFLCTDINKDGKLGGAAMDLYRKLLEHSPFIKLIASGGVSSMADIEELATLDIRSVVVGKAIYENRISIDDIKKWNLKQMTSL; encoded by the coding sequence ATGTACATTATTCCTGCAATTGATATTTTAGATGGAAAGGTTGTCCGACTAACAGAAGGTGACTATAATCAGAAAACAGTATACGATGTTTCCATCGCTGAAATGATAGAGACCTACCGGTCTAATGGCACAGAATTTATACATATCATTGATTTGAACGGCGCCAAAGGTGATTTTAGTAACCAGGCTGCTTTATTTGAGGTGATTAAAAAAACGGATATGCGCGTACAATATGGTGGCGGTATCCGTACCATTAAGCAAGTTACCGATTTATTAGATGCCGGTATTCACCGCGTAATTGTAGGCACGCAGGCCATTACCAATCCTGATTTCTTACAAGAACTAAGTACCGAGGTTGGTAAGAAATACGATTATGCAAACCGCATTGTTATTGCGATTGATGTACTTGATGAGGTGATCAAATATTCAGGATGGATGGAAAGCTCGCCTATAAAACTGATGGATTACGTTGATAAATGTCTGCAATTGGGCTTTTTCAGGTTCCTATGTACCGACATCAACAAAGACGGTAAACTGGGCGGTGCAGCGATGGACTTATACAGAAAACTGTTGGAGCATTCTCCATTTATTAAACTGATCGCATCTGGCGGCGTAAGTTCTATGGCTGACATTGAAGAATTGGCTACTCTTGATATCCGTTCTGTAGTAGTTGGTAAAGCTATTTATGAAAACAGAATTTCCATTGATGATATCAAAAAATGGAATTTAAAGCAAATGACCTCTTTATAG
- the hisF gene encoding imidazole glycerol phosphate synthase subunit HisF — MLSKRIIPCLDVKDGRTVKGVNFVDLKDAGDPVELAWQYAQQGADELVFLDITATHERRGTTIEMVKSVARQLNIPFTIGGGITSVADAEALLNSGADKISINSAAVRNPQLIEDLAKAFGVQFVVLAVDTKLVDGRNMVHLNGGRLITELETEDWILKAESLGAGEILLTSMDHDGTKNGFDCLLLDKIARSINIPVIASGGAGKVEHFTEVFLQTGVDAALAASVFHFGEIPIPLLKEELKKHNIPVRL; from the coding sequence ATGCTGAGTAAACGTATTATTCCGTGTCTGGATGTAAAAGACGGGCGAACGGTTAAAGGAGTAAACTTTGTTGACCTGAAGGATGCCGGCGACCCGGTAGAACTGGCCTGGCAATATGCACAACAAGGTGCTGACGAACTGGTTTTTCTGGACATTACAGCGACCCACGAACGCAGAGGAACAACCATTGAGATGGTAAAATCTGTTGCCAGACAATTGAACATCCCTTTTACTATTGGTGGTGGGATTACCTCTGTTGCGGATGCTGAAGCGCTATTAAACTCAGGTGCCGATAAAATCAGCATCAACTCCGCTGCAGTAAGAAACCCGCAGTTGATTGAGGATTTGGCAAAAGCTTTTGGAGTGCAATTTGTAGTACTTGCAGTTGACACTAAACTGGTTGATGGTAGGAATATGGTACATTTAAATGGCGGCCGTTTAATTACCGAACTGGAAACGGAAGACTGGATCCTTAAAGCTGAAAGCTTAGGTGCCGGAGAGATATTATTGACCTCAATGGATCATGATGGTACAAAGAATGGGTTTGATTGCCTGCTACTGGATAAGATAGCCCGATCTATCAATATCCCTGTTATCGCATCTGGTGGTGCAGGAAAGGTTGAGCATTTTACAGAGGTATTTTTACAAACCGGAGTAGATGCAGCATTGGCGGCTTCAGTTTTTCATTTCGGTGAAATCCCTATTCCGCTTTTAAAAGAAGAATTAAAAAAACACAACATACCGGTAAGGTTATGA
- the hisIE gene encoding bifunctional phosphoribosyl-AMP cyclohydrolase/phosphoribosyl-ATP diphosphatase HisIE, which translates to MKIDFEKTQGLVPVIIQDEQTLEVLMLGYMNQEAWDKTQAEGKVTFFSRSKNRLWTKGEESGNFLFVKEMHIDCDNDTILIKATPVGPTCHTGSRSCFKTDYNQNFIFELEQIIKDRYENPSQESYVNKLRSKGLNKIAQKVGEEGVETVIAALNETDVDFVNESSDLIFHLLVLLREKGKTLADIGLNLEGRHKK; encoded by the coding sequence ATGAAGATAGATTTCGAAAAAACACAGGGTTTGGTACCTGTAATTATACAGGATGAGCAAACCCTGGAGGTTTTAATGCTGGGTTATATGAACCAGGAGGCATGGGATAAAACACAGGCCGAAGGTAAGGTAACCTTCTTTTCGCGCAGCAAAAACCGCTTGTGGACTAAAGGTGAAGAGAGTGGCAACTTCCTTTTTGTAAAGGAAATGCACATTGATTGTGATAATGATACGATATTGATTAAGGCAACACCGGTCGGCCCTACTTGTCATACCGGTTCCCGCAGCTGCTTTAAAACTGACTACAACCAGAACTTTATTTTTGAACTGGAACAAATCATTAAAGACAGGTACGAAAACCCTTCCCAGGAATCGTATGTAAATAAACTGCGTAGCAAAGGGCTAAACAAAATAGCGCAAAAAGTTGGTGAAGAAGGTGTGGAAACAGTTATTGCTGCGCTGAATGAGACTGATGTTGATTTTGTAAATGAAAGCTCTGACTTGATATTTCACTTGCTGGTATTGTTAAGGGAAAAAGGAAAAACCCTTGCAGATATTGGTTTGAATTTAGAAGGTAGACACAAGAAATAA
- a CDS encoding GntR family transcriptional regulator: MDFRENEAIYLQIADYAGENILLGKWALNEKISSVRDLAVELQVNPNTVMRAYEFLQSKEIIQNKRGIGFFVDGQAKLKIKAYRKERFLGQELNTFFKNLCLLGISMEEIESRFKTFTLLNDNPINDENKQ; the protein is encoded by the coding sequence ATGGATTTCAGGGAGAATGAGGCGATCTATCTACAAATTGCAGATTATGCAGGGGAGAATATTCTGCTGGGTAAGTGGGCGCTAAATGAAAAGATTTCCTCAGTTCGCGATCTTGCAGTAGAACTCCAAGTCAATCCAAACACCGTGATGCGTGCCTATGAATTTTTACAGAGCAAGGAAATTATTCAGAACAAGCGGGGTATTGGTTTTTTTGTCGATGGCCAGGCGAAACTAAAAATTAAAGCTTATCGCAAAGAACGTTTTCTGGGGCAGGAATTGAATACGTTTTTTAAAAATCTATGCTTATTGGGGATTAGTATGGAAGAAATAGAATCCCGTTTTAAAACTTTTACGTTACTTAACGATAATCCAATAAATGATGAAAACAAGCAATAA
- a CDS encoding ABC transporter ATP-binding protein, giving the protein MIELSNLTFGYSKKSLLFKNLNLKLEAGHIYGLLGKNGAGKSTLLKNLVGLVYPNEGSCLVNGYNASDRLPSFLQELFFIPEELYLPDATVIKYMENTAHFYPRFNRDQFFKILNEFEVPDNSMFKSLSLGQQKKAMIAFGLATNTTLVIMDEPTNGLDIPSKAQFRKIIASALTDERCIIISTHQVRDLENLIDSLIVLHEQEVLLNLSLDQISEKIRFSTAAQAEPDWILYQADGIGVNTISAYPDLESGKVDIELLFNGLILSNHALIEALK; this is encoded by the coding sequence ATGATAGAATTATCTAATTTAACATTTGGCTACAGTAAAAAATCATTGCTGTTTAAGAACCTGAATTTGAAATTGGAGGCTGGCCATATTTATGGTTTGCTAGGGAAGAATGGGGCAGGAAAGTCAACATTGTTAAAAAATCTGGTCGGACTTGTTTATCCCAATGAAGGGAGCTGTTTGGTGAATGGCTATAATGCTTCCGATCGGCTACCCTCTTTTTTACAAGAGTTGTTTTTTATTCCTGAAGAATTGTATTTGCCGGATGCAACGGTGATCAAGTACATGGAAAACACAGCCCATTTTTATCCCAGGTTTAACCGGGATCAGTTTTTTAAAATACTGAACGAATTTGAGGTGCCAGATAATAGCATGTTTAAAAGCTTATCACTGGGGCAACAGAAGAAGGCAATGATTGCTTTTGGTCTGGCTACAAATACGACATTGGTTATTATGGATGAGCCGACCAATGGCTTGGACATCCCCTCTAAAGCTCAGTTCCGTAAAATTATAGCTTCTGCTTTAACCGATGAAAGATGTATTATTATCTCTACCCATCAGGTAAGGGATTTGGAGAATTTAATCGATAGTTTAATTGTCTTACATGAGCAGGAGGTTCTACTCAACCTTTCTTTGGATCAGATTTCTGAAAAGATTCGATTTAGTACAGCAGCACAGGCGGAACCTGATTGGATTTTGTATCAGGCTGATGGTATAGGGGTAAATACAATCAGTGCTTATCCAGATCTAGAATCAGGGAAGGTAGATATTGAATTACTTTTTAATGGACTAATATTATCCAATCACGCTTTAATTGAAGCTTTAAAATAA
- a CDS encoding WD40 repeat domain-containing protein encodes MITHLHTLSGHQNPIYALANSNQKDAFFSAGNDKGVVEWSLNTMSFVKVILPVQSSVYALHTYQDLLFVAQRSGLILVFDLLEQKVKATLSYHQKGVFDVKTIAHKHEIISTGEDGTVAVWSLEDFTLLYNFQVLQNTVRTIALSNDEKEVALGCKDGIIRIYNSDDYTLIKELEGHKFAVTALQYAPNGTYLISGSRDAQLKVWSLPDYILSNSVPAHMFSIYGIVFHPTLPYFATCSQDKSIKLWDSKSFKLYKILSLEKNTPGHFHSINKMIWSADGKYLISTGDDRQVMIWEFTL; translated from the coding sequence ATGATTACACATCTCCATACCCTTAGCGGACACCAGAACCCAATTTATGCTTTGGCCAACTCTAATCAAAAAGATGCCTTCTTTAGTGCCGGTAATGATAAAGGTGTGGTAGAATGGTCGTTGAATACCATGTCTTTTGTAAAGGTAATTTTACCTGTGCAAAGCTCCGTTTATGCTTTACATACTTATCAAGACTTACTTTTTGTGGCACAAAGAAGCGGGTTAATCCTGGTCTTTGATTTATTGGAGCAGAAAGTAAAAGCGACATTAAGCTATCACCAAAAAGGTGTTTTTGATGTAAAGACTATTGCTCATAAGCATGAAATCATAAGTACCGGAGAAGATGGTACTGTGGCAGTATGGTCTTTAGAAGACTTTACACTACTATATAATTTCCAGGTACTACAAAATACAGTGCGGACAATTGCTCTGAGCAATGATGAAAAAGAAGTAGCATTAGGCTGTAAGGATGGCATCATCAGGATATACAACTCTGATGATTACACCCTGATTAAAGAGCTTGAAGGACACAAATTTGCGGTTACAGCTTTACAATACGCGCCTAATGGCACTTACTTGATTTCGGGTAGCAGAGATGCACAACTAAAAGTATGGAGCTTGCCAGATTACATATTGAGCAATAGTGTACCCGCCCACATGTTTAGTATCTACGGTATTGTGTTTCACCCTACACTACCCTATTTTGCAACCTGCAGTCAGGATAAAAGTATTAAACTATGGGATAGCAAAAGTTTTAAACTCTACAAAATACTCAGTTTAGAAAAAAACACTCCAGGTCATTTTCATTCTATCAATAAAATGATCTGGAGTGCTGATGGCAAATATCTGATTTCGACAGGTGATGACAGACAAGTAATGATATGGGAGTTTACTTTATAG
- a CDS encoding C40 family peptidase, with amino-acid sequence MEQQFGICRVAVAPLRAGQSDKAEIVSQLLFGDHVVILEKTEKWWLIRNGYDGYDGWMDYKQLGSLNHEQFMKNQHCDHLAPAQVANTIIAADGSKYYLSAGSNLPAYADGCCYLGDEKYEIAFSPKVIESNTSAEELVTTAKFFQNAPYLWGGRTIFGIDCSGFVQNVFKLNGIKLLRDAWQQAEQGTVVDFLPEVKTGDLAFFDNSEGRITHVGIMLNSGEIIHASGKVRIDPMDNQGIYNAELGRYTHNLRIVKRLI; translated from the coding sequence ATGGAACAACAGTTTGGTATTTGCAGGGTAGCTGTAGCGCCTTTAAGAGCAGGGCAGTCGGATAAAGCCGAGATTGTATCTCAGCTTCTGTTTGGTGATCATGTAGTAATACTTGAAAAAACGGAGAAATGGTGGCTGATACGCAATGGTTATGATGGTTACGATGGTTGGATGGATTATAAGCAGCTAGGTAGCTTAAATCATGAACAGTTTATGAAAAACCAACACTGTGATCACCTGGCTCCAGCGCAGGTTGCAAATACTATTATTGCTGCTGATGGTAGTAAATATTACCTTTCTGCAGGTAGCAATTTACCGGCTTATGCCGATGGGTGTTGTTATCTTGGGGACGAGAAATATGAAATTGCTTTTTCGCCAAAGGTGATAGAATCGAATACATCGGCGGAGGAACTTGTAACTACAGCTAAATTTTTTCAAAATGCGCCTTATTTATGGGGTGGCCGAACCATATTTGGTATAGATTGCTCTGGCTTTGTTCAAAATGTATTTAAATTAAATGGTATAAAGTTGTTGCGGGATGCGTGGCAACAAGCAGAGCAGGGTACTGTGGTGGATTTTTTACCAGAAGTAAAGACTGGTGATTTAGCTTTTTTCGATAATAGCGAAGGACGTATTACCCATGTAGGGATAATGTTGAATTCGGGAGAAATCATCCATGCTTCAGGAAAAGTAAGAATAGATCCGATGGATAACCAGGGGATTTATAACGCTGAACTGGGTAGGTATACCCACAATCTAAGAATTGTAAAGCGCCTTATTTAG
- a CDS encoding universal stress protein, whose protein sequence is MNLKKILIAVDNSTCSEKAAKTGYELAKTFGAEVALVNIIEPIPANINPDLTLAPVFLEAYDNSEENSHVLLKEIETKFGLGIATSYFSVVDSAAHGIIKQSDEWGSDLIVIGTYGRTGIYHFLMGSVAEHVARKSACPVLIIPNKYEEKA, encoded by the coding sequence ATGAACCTCAAAAAGATTTTAATTGCCGTAGATAATAGCACCTGTTCAGAAAAAGCAGCCAAAACGGGCTATGAATTGGCAAAAACCTTTGGTGCGGAGGTTGCACTGGTTAACATTATCGAACCTATCCCGGCCAACATTAATCCGGATCTGACCCTCGCTCCCGTTTTTTTAGAAGCCTACGACAACAGTGAAGAAAATAGTCACGTGCTATTAAAAGAAATAGAAACGAAATTTGGCCTGGGAATAGCAACCTCCTATTTTAGTGTAGTTGACAGTGCTGCGCATGGAATTATTAAGCAGTCTGACGAGTGGGGTTCGGATCTGATTGTGATTGGAACTTACGGCCGTACTGGCATCTACCATTTTTTGATGGGAAGCGTGGCAGAACATGTTGCCAGAAAATCTGCTTGTCCAGTACTGATCATTCCGAATAAATACGAAGAAAAGGCTTAA
- a CDS encoding 4Fe-4S dicluster domain-containing protein, which yields MAIKITDECINCGACEPECPNNAIYDAGTAWRFSDGTNLNGIIDFGGKEMDAESAQDALSDEIYYIVSDKCTECKGFHDEPQCAAVCPVDCCVDDEDVRETEEELLAKKAWLHQEN from the coding sequence TGCATTAACTGCGGAGCATGTGAGCCTGAATGCCCAAATAATGCAATTTATGATGCAGGCACAGCCTGGAGATTTTCAGATGGTACCAACTTAAATGGTATTATTGATTTTGGAGGTAAAGAAATGGACGCGGAAAGTGCACAGGATGCATTGTCTGACGAAATTTATTATATTGTTTCCGATAAATGTACGGAATGTAAAGGCTTTCATGATGAGCCTCAGTGTGCAGCGGTATGCCCTGTAGACTGTTGCGTTGATGATGAAGATGTACGTGAAACTGAAGAAGAACTTTTGGCTAAAAAAGCCTGGTTACATCAGGAAAACTAA